DNA sequence from the Halococcus salsus genome:
GTGACGACGACCGTCCGCGAGAAGACCGAGACCGTCTCGCTCGCGAAGGAGGTCGGCTTCGACCACCGGGTCGTCGGTCGGGACTTCGACAACGCCCTCGTGCGGAAGTTCGGCATCCCGCTCCGGACCGCCCAGCTCGCGCTGCAAGCCCCCGACTGCGACGTCTCGCTTTCCTCCCGCAACGCGATGTGCATCCTCGCCTCGAAGGCGCGGGGTACCCCTTCGATACACTTCACCGACAACGACATCACCGCGCACATCGACGGGCTCTGGGTCGAGGAGCTCTACAACCGCTTCGAGGCCGCCGCGACCCACAACGTGGTACCGCAAGCGTTCGCCACCGAAGAACTCACCCGATGGGGGGCCGACGCCGACTCCGTGCACACCTACGACGGCTACAAGGAGGACGTCTACGTCGCGGGCTTCGAGCCCGACCCCGACTTCCCCGACCGGCTGCCGTTCGCGCCGGGCGAGTACATCGTGCTCCGCCCGGAGGCGTTGACGGCGGCCTACGTCGACGCCGACTCGATCGTCCCCCAGCTCCTCGCGGCCGCCGTCGACCACGACATCGGCGTGGTCTACCTCCCGCGGGGCCGCGGCGACGAGGGTCACGCCGGCGCGTACCCCGACGACGAGGTGTTCGTCCCGCAGGGCGCGGTCAACGGGCTCCAGCTCGCCTGGCACGCCCGGTGTGTCCTCACCGGCTCGGGCACCATGTCGCGCGAGGCCGCCTGTATGGAGAAACCCGCCGTCTCCTTCTTCCCGAACACGCTGCTCTCGGTCGACCAGGAGCTCGTCGCCGACGGCCGGATCTTCCACTCGCGCGACCCCGAGGCGATCATCGACCACGTCGCGTCGCTCGACGAGTCGGACATCGACCCCGACCGCGAGCGCGCCCACGCGGTGCGCGAGGAGGTCATCGACCTCACGAACGACCTGATAGACTCGTGTTGTGGTCGCCGATGAACCGGACCGACCTCGACGTGGCGGCGGTCGCCGACCGCGCGCTCGACTGGGCGCACGACCGCGAGTACGCCGGCTGGGACCCCTACGACGGGCTCAACAGTCCGTACTCCGACACGCTCGTCGACAACTGGTTCACACGACTGGTCTGGACGCACAGCGTGAACCTCTCGCCGGTCAACCTCCGACCGGCGCTGTCGATCCCGAAGGAACGAAACCCGAAGGGGATGGCGCTGTTCGCGCTCGCCAACCTCCACCGCTACGAGGCCACCGACGACGAGTCGTACCTCGACCGCGCGGAGTGGCTGCTCGACTGGCTCGCCGAGTACCAGTCGACCCGGTTCGACCTCCCGTGCTGGGGTTACAACTTCCCCTGGCAGAACGCCCGGAAGTTCCACCTCCCGGCCTACTGGCCCTCGGTGGTCGTGACGGTGTTCGCCGCCCAGGCGTTCGTGCGACACCACCGGATCACGGGCGACGACCGCTCGTTGACGGTCGCGGAGGGGGCCTGTGAATTCATCCGCACCGAGATCAACACCGTCGAGATCGACGGCTTCGACGCCTACACCTACTCCACCGACGACGAGTTCGTGGTGATAAACGTCAACGCGCTCGCGGCCCGGCTGTTCGCGATGGTGGCGGCCGAGAACGGCTCCGAGGACCTCATGGCGCGTGCCGACGCCCTCGTGACGTTCGTCGAGTCGGCCCAGGAGGACAGCGGCGCGTGGCACTACTCGATGCCGGCCGCCGACTCCCACATCAGCCACGACAACTTCCACACCGGCTTCGTGCTCGAATCCCTCCGACACTACCTCGACTCGGGCGGCGACGTCGCGGGTGCGGAGGCGAGCTACGAGCGCGGGCTCGAGTTCTACCGCGAGCACCTCTTCGAACCCGACGGCGCGCCGAAGTTCGAACACGAGACCTCGAAACCCTACGACGCCCACGCCGCCGCCCAGGCGGTCGTGACCTTCGTCACCGACGGTCGGCCCGAGAGCCGCGAGACGGCTCGCTCGGTCATCGAGTGGTCGATCGAGAACCTCTACGACGAGGACGGCTACTTCTATCGCCGCCGTGGGCGCGTGCTCGACGACGAGACGCCCTACATCCGCTGGAGTCAGGCGTGGATGTGCTTCGCGCTCGCCGCCACGGCAAATCTCGACCCCGAATCGTAGGCGGAGTCAGTCCACGAGGTAGCCGAGGTCCGCGAGCTGGTCGCGCATCGCGTCGCTGAACTTCCCCTCGCGTTCGCCGCTGTAGGCCGGCTGGCCGTCCGTTTCGAGGATCGCATCGAGTTCGTCGTCGAGGTCCGCTGCCACCTCGGGGTGGTCGTCGTCGACGTCCTCGCACTCGTCGGGGAGGGCGAAGAGCTCGGTCCGGTCGTCGCTCTTCTGGTACTTGAACTCGTCCGTGCGGAGCGCGCTCAGGGTCGAAGTGTGGTAGGGCGTGGGGTCGAAGTCGGGGTTGAGCTCCGCGAACCTATCGAGGTTCTTCCGGGTGCGCTTCGCGCCGCGCTGGGTGAGGGTGTGCTCGCGGGTCTCCTCGCGGAGGTCGATCCCGTGGAGGCCCTCGGTCCCGGCGTCCGCGACTTCACAGAGGGTTCGCATCACGTCGGCGTGCTGGACGCTTTCGCCCTCGTGGTCGACGAGTTCGTCGAACCCGTGGGTCACCAGCGGGACGTGGGTCACGGCGTCGTCGGTGACGACGAGGTGGGCCAGCATGCCCTGCTCGCCGAAGAGCTCGCCGTGGTCGGCCGTCACCACGAAGACGGTGTTGTCGAGCCGCGTCACGTGCTCGAAGAGGTCGCCGACGAGTTCGTCGGTGTGGGCGATCTCGGCGTCGTAGAGCGCGTGGAGCGCGTTCCACTCGTCGTCGTCGAGCGGGCAGCCGTCGGCGATCAGCTGGTGGAAGTTGGCGTGGTGGTACTGGCCGAGTTCGAGCGCCTCGTCCACGCTCATCTCGAAGTCGTCGGCGTAGGGTTCGAGGTAGCGCCGCGGCGGCTGGTAGGGGTGGTGGGGGTCGCCGTAGTGGGCGTAGAGGAAGAACGGGTCGTCGTCCTCGGCGGCGGCGTCGACCCGCCGCTTCGCCATCTCGTTCATGATGAAACCGGTGCCGTGCTTTCTGGTGTCGGTGGTGAGACCGGGGCCGTGTCGCCGGCAGTTCCGGAGGTACTTGAACAGGATCCGGGGGCCGGCGGCTTCGAGGAGGGTGTCGGCGCTGAGCCAGACGAACTCGTCGAAGCCGCGGTCGAGCTCCGTCGCCGAGCTCAGGTGGGAGTTCGGCGAGAGACACGCGGTGTGATAGCCAGCCGCCGAGAGGCGTTCGGGCACCGTCTCGACCTCGTCGGGGATCGCGTCGTTCGCCATCCCCGCGCCGTGGTGAGTCGGGACGGTACCGGTGAGTATCGACGCGCTGGAGGCGAGCGTCCAGATCCCGTGGGTGTGACAGTTGTCGAACGCACGCCCGCGCTTCCCGCGGGCGATCCGGTCGATGTTCGGGGTCGTATCGCGCGAGTACCCCCCCATCGTGGTGTGGTCGGCCCGAGTGCTTTCGAGGGTTATCCAGACGACGTTCGGGCGCTGCATACTGAGGTCCCTTCACGATTCCGTGGCTTAGGCATCACGGTCCGTCGAGCCTCGTGCGAACACCTCCCACGACGTTCCCGAACGGAAACCGTTTATAACGACCGCCCGAGAGACCGTGTATCCCACACGCCGCGGCACGGCGTGACCTCCACACACAGATGAGTACGCTCACGAAAGCCGTCCCACGGAATCGCGGCCGGAAGCTCGCGCTCGTGGTCGGCTACCTCGCGCTCGCGGGCGGCGTGCTGTTCGCCTACGACGAGCCCACCACCGGCTACGAGGTTTCGATCTACGGTGCGACACCCTGGGGCTTCTGGCTCGGCGTCGGTATCGCGCTCCTCATCGGCGTGGTCGTCACCCTCTACGTCTCGGAGGGCTACGTCAACCTCGCGGGGCTCTTCCTCGCGGGCGGCTCGATGGTCTCGATCGCGGCGCTCCCGCTGATACGGAGTTACTACTACTACGGCTCCGCCGACGGCATGACCCACCTCGGGTGGACGAAGGACCTCTACAACGGCTCGATGAGCATCTTCGGCGACTTCTACCCCGGCGTCCACACCATCGGATTGTTCGTCAGCGGCGTCCTCGGCACCCCGGTCACCCGGTCACTGCTGATCGGGGTGTTGCTGTTCGTCGTCGCCTACGTCGTGTTCATCCCGCTGTGTATTCGCTCGATGACCTCCCATCGGGGTGCGATGGTGCTCGGCGGCCTCACGGGACTCCTCATCCTGCCGATCAACCACTTCGGGACGAACTACATGACCCCGCACCCGATCAGCGACACCATCCTTCTGACGCCGGTCGTGCTCTATCTCCTGATCAACTACCTCACGAGCCCGA
Encoded proteins:
- a CDS encoding DUF354 domain-containing protein, with product MSGRTRTEAGATARTELVRAWIDLVSPSHPFFFDALVGGLDGISVTTTVREKTETVSLAKEVGFDHRVVGRDFDNALVRKFGIPLRTAQLALQAPDCDVSLSSRNAMCILASKARGTPSIHFTDNDITAHIDGLWVEELYNRFEAAATHNVVPQAFATEELTRWGADADSVHTYDGYKEDVYVAGFEPDPDFPDRLPFAPGEYIVLRPEALTAAYVDADSIVPQLLAAAVDHDIGVVYLPRGRGDEGHAGAYPDDEVFVPQGAVNGLQLAWHARCVLTGSGTMSREAACMEKPAVSFFPNTLLSVDQELVADGRIFHSRDPEAIIDHVASLDESDIDPDRERAHAVREEVIDLTNDLIDSCCGRR
- a CDS encoding sulfatase, translated to MQRPNVVWITLESTRADHTTMGGYSRDTTPNIDRIARGKRGRAFDNCHTHGIWTLASSASILTGTVPTHHGAGMANDAIPDEVETVPERLSAAGYHTACLSPNSHLSSATELDRGFDEFVWLSADTLLEAAGPRILFKYLRNCRRHGPGLTTDTRKHGTGFIMNEMAKRRVDAAAEDDDPFFLYAHYGDPHHPYQPPRRYLEPYADDFEMSVDEALELGQYHHANFHQLIADGCPLDDDEWNALHALYDAEIAHTDELVGDLFEHVTRLDNTVFVVTADHGELFGEQGMLAHLVVTDDAVTHVPLVTHGFDELVDHEGESVQHADVMRTLCEVADAGTEGLHGIDLREETREHTLTQRGAKRTRKNLDRFAELNPDFDPTPYHTSTLSALRTDEFKYQKSDDRTELFALPDECEDVDDDHPEVAADLDDELDAILETDGQPAYSGEREGKFSDAMRDQLADLGYLVD